From Salinirubellus salinus, the proteins below share one genomic window:
- a CDS encoding CoxG family protein, whose product MSFADTVRLDTDRHQLWAAITDPETLATCIPGAESVERVSDREYTCEITRSVGRVAVSLRGEAQLVEVHPPDYVVTRGSAFDSKTGSDLEVLAAMELQEADDGRVALSYSAEV is encoded by the coding sequence ATGTCGTTCGCCGATACGGTCCGGCTCGACACCGACAGACACCAGCTCTGGGCCGCCATCACGGACCCGGAGACGCTGGCGACCTGCATCCCGGGTGCCGAGTCGGTCGAACGGGTGTCGGACCGGGAGTACACCTGTGAGATCACCCGGAGCGTCGGCAGGGTGGCCGTCTCGCTGCGGGGCGAGGCCCAACTCGTGGAGGTCCACCCGCCGGACTACGTCGTCACCAGGGGGAGCGCGTTCGACTCGAAGACGGGGAGCGACCTCGAGGTGCTGGCGGCTATGGAGCTCCAGGAGGCCGACGACGGTCGCGTCGCCCTGTCGTACTCGGCGGAGGTATAG
- the fabG gene encoding 3-oxoacyl-[acyl-carrier-protein] reductase → MLANRTCLVTGASRGIGRAIAEELGEHGADVVVNYRSSEGEAHEVAERIEAAGGSAVPVQADVADLTEVEAMHEQVRETFGPVDVLVNNAGITIDKKFENMTRDDWDRVLQVNLGGVFNCTKTCFEDIGQAEEGRLINISSVVGQQGNYGQANYAATKSGLFGFTRTVALELAREGSTANCVAPGFVKTDMLDPVPDRVKEGILERIPLDRFAEVEDIAGIVRFVASEDSSYMTGQILGVNGGMEW, encoded by the coding sequence ATGTTAGCGAATCGCACATGCCTCGTGACCGGGGCATCGAGAGGCATCGGGAGAGCCATCGCGGAGGAGCTCGGTGAGCACGGCGCCGACGTCGTCGTCAACTACCGTTCGTCGGAGGGCGAGGCGCACGAGGTCGCCGAGCGCATCGAGGCGGCCGGCGGGTCCGCAGTTCCCGTCCAGGCCGACGTCGCGGACTTGACGGAGGTCGAGGCGATGCACGAGCAGGTCAGAGAGACGTTCGGGCCCGTCGACGTCCTCGTGAACAACGCGGGGATCACGATCGACAAGAAGTTCGAGAACATGACCCGGGATGACTGGGACCGGGTGCTGCAGGTGAACCTCGGGGGTGTATTCAACTGTACCAAGACGTGTTTCGAGGACATCGGGCAGGCCGAGGAGGGGCGACTCATCAACATCTCCTCGGTGGTCGGCCAGCAGGGGAACTACGGGCAGGCCAACTACGCCGCCACCAAGTCCGGGCTGTTCGGGTTCACCCGGACCGTCGCGCTCGAACTCGCCCGCGAGGGGTCGACGGCCAACTGCGTCGCGCCAGGGTTCGTCAAGACGGACATGCTCGACCCGGTCCCCGACCGCGTCAAGGAGGGCATCCTCGAGCGGATTCCACTGGACCGCTTCGCGGAGGTCGAAGATATCGCCGGCATCGTCCGGTTCGTCGCCAGCGAGGACTCCTCGTACATGACGGGCCAGATCCTCGGCGTCAACGGCGGGATGGAGTGGTGA